ATGTAGGTTACTCAGGCTTCTAGAGCCCCAGCTTCCACGCTGgcaaaatgggtataataatactTACTGTGCAGGGCTGTTGTACTGAGAGAGACAATATAGATGTAGCATTGAAGCTTTGCTGGGCATGGGGGAGGTGTCCACTAAATGCCTCTAGGTATCTTTACCCACTGCCCTCCAATAGAATTGTTTCTTCTTGGGCCATTGAAAGTGCTGCAGATATTTCCTAATGATAAACTCTTAAGCACTGCTCAAAGAATGCATTGTCTTGTTTAGAACATTTAAGCATAATATATACTATAGTGGAGCAAAAATCTGATGTGATTtcgaaatatgtaaaatattcaaagaaaccGTGCAGTTTCTATAGTGTGAGTATTTATTCCTAGTTCATGTTTGTCACATAGAAGAGTTTGGTTGTTTTTTAGCTAGCGTTGATCCTAGGTGTTGGCATCTAAATTTCCAAGTGATTGCTATTTTCTCCTGGGTTTGTTTGGCACAAttggctgaaggcaaagggagaggGGGGCTGAGAAGAAGGACTAGAAAAACTTTCCAGCTAAGGTTTATGCTTTAAGAGCCATTGTCTAGTATTGGTTCTAGGAAATAATGTGGtaatgagttgtttttttttttttttcctagaacaATTTTGGAACCAAGAGTCAATTCAGCACATTTCAGGCCTTTTTGCAGATATCCTCAGCCTACATAGAAGAAAAACAGGGTCTTTCCCAAATTGGGGGAGGGGAGTTCCAGATCCACAGATCAATGAAAAGCCTAGGATATTTCAGACTTGTCTGGCTGAAATTCAGCCTGTATCTGGGGACAGACACTAAATTATTTTCAGGCAGAAAATCAGCAGGAACTCAAAAGCTTTCAGACTTTCTCTCTCCATGTGATAAGTATTTCTATCTTCTTCAATTTAATTAGTAGGAAAGCAAAACAGAAGGTAGTGGGTGGGGCAATTTCCCAAAGACAGGAAGAAATACAACAAATCACTGATTTGTTCTTTCCTTCTGAAGCCTCTGGGTCAAAGAGTTCCAGTCTTCCCTTCATGTGAGCCCACAGGAGAACTCTGCAGAGCCAAAGCTCTTCATCTTATCCCTTTCTGGTCAAGCCAGGGGTTAAGGTTCAAATCCAGGCCCTGGAACACCTGTTGGGtaagagtgcaatggtgcaatctcggctcactgcaacctccacctcccaggttcaagctactctcccgcctcagcctcccatgtagctgggattgcaaacATGTGCCATcataaccagctaattttgtatttttagtagagatggggtttcatcatgttgatcaggctggtctcgaactcctgacctcatgtgatccacctgcctcggcctcccaaagtgctgggattacaagcgtgagccactgctcctggcctgctgaattattttaatgtCCAGCTGTGTTTGTACTGTTCAGCACACTCCTCCACAGCCAGTGTTCATTATTAGTGCCACTGGGGATAAAGTTGGCAGAAAAAAGCTGCCGCAATCCAAAGCATGATTCCTATGGGTCACAAGAGATGAATGGGCCTCCCTCTGAATCACACAAAGAATTGGAAGGAGCTTAGGGGAAAGCTAGCCTCAGGTCAGGACTGCCTGCATGCCACTCAGCTAGTGAGGGGCTGAATCACCTTATTCCTGGAGAAAGACTTTGATGCTGAGAAAAATGACTTGCTCAGCTCTTGCTATAACTGTGACCATCTCTGCGAcagtaaagtaaaaacaaataccTCTCTTGTTGGGTAATCATGTGTAAGTCATTGCAAGGAGAACACAAAACTGCTGCTGATTCTTTCCTTCTGTTACATGGTTTGGTGGAGATGGACACATTGTCACTGCTTTCTTAAACTGTTGTAGCCAGATCTCAGGCATTCTCAGCATTGACGCCTTCCTGCTAGAGGATTTCCAAGGGTTGGTATCTGGGTGGCTCCCAGGTtctttgcgtttttagtagagggTATTTAGTGTATCTAGGAACCCTTTCCTAGGGTTCAATAATTATCTTTTAATGGCTTGGTAAAATGGTGTTGAACTTAATCAGCAACATTGCTAAAAATTAGTTCAAAGAAAGCTTTTCAAGAAGGGTCCCCTTACTTATAAATTAAGTCCTCCATACCCCTTCTCAGATTGCTACAAAGGACGGCCAGAAACCATGTTGCTTGTTTCCTACCGAGAGAGGTCATCTTCATTAGGCCGGCGCTAGAGAAGAGGGTCAGCATCCAGAGCCTGGGAACAAGGGCAGAAGTGAGGGATGGGGAGGCAGCATTCTTACCTTTCCTGGCCTGCTGGATGTATCTTGCCAGCAGCGCGCCCAGGTGCGCTCGGGACTCCCCGTCCGTTCTCTGCACTGCCCTCAGCTGCCTACGGGGCGCCTCCTCTGCCCGCTGCAGCCCGGAGCCCGCGGGCTCTGCGGGAGGCACCGGCTGCGTCAGGGCGCCAGCCGCCAGTACCGCCATCAGTACGCACAGGCGCACGCCGCTGTTCATGGCTGTAGGGAGCAAAGGAGGAAGGGGCGTTAACGGAAAGGCTGGGCATCCGAGAGCTCCTGCGGCGGGCAGGGCACCCAGAAACCGGCTTAGGACAAACACAGGTGCTCCAGACTCCCCAGGCCGCCACAAGCACGAGGGCTCAAGTCGAGTGCCATGGCGCGCGCCCCCGGGCGCACACGGCTGGTCTTTGGGAACTCCACACCCAGTGCCGAGGGGCAGACAGAGACCCTGTTTTTTGCCGTGTTGAGCAGAAGGAATGTTTTCTGCTTCCCTAAAGTTTGAGGAAGTGTTTGCAGAGTGCCTCTCTTctaactgaaagaagaaaaataaaaccccacGAGATTAAAAATAGTGTGAAAAAAATATCCTAAAGGGAAGACTCCGTGGGAGAAATGAGAACCCTAGGGAAAGCACCTTTCCAGATAGCTAACAAGCTTTCAATATGGAAATACAGTAAATGACGAAAAAGAGAAGCACAGTTTAAAATGTAGGAGCAATAAATAAAGCCGTATTTATAAAGTTTTCTCAAAGTGTAGGTGGGAAATGGCAATAAGCCACTACGCAAAACATAGGCaggttttaaaatcagaaataggTGCCCAGCACTCAGGCTTCCAAAGCCCCGTGCATTTTAGATCGCTAGTGGATAAAACACCCTCACATTTCTATCCGTAAAGCCTCGAAATTTTCTGCAgtatttagaaaatgaatttgaatCTTAAAACCCTCTggtattttattagaaaatattgcAACGTCCCCAGCACCGCTGTGTAACAGCTAGCAAATCTCAATCTGCATGCGAATCTTAGCGAATGGGTATGCCGGCGCGTGAAAGCCTCTAAAGCAGCTCTACCTACCCAGACCTCACTTTTAGACCCGGAACCGTTGTTTCTGACTTCAAGAAATGTCTTTCGAGCTCTCGGAGGAAagacacagaaaatagaaaagcaaaatggaaatgGGCACAAAGCTGACGACAGCATTCTTCAAAGACACACGACACTTGGATCCCCCGCTGACGAACCGAGGGACCTACCTTTTGGATTAGAACGCAGCTGGCTTGGCGTTTCCAACCGGAGCAGCCCGGCAGCTGAGCCAAGTTCAGGGAGGACCAGAGGGCGGCTGCCTCTTAAATAGCCCCGCCCGGCGGCGTCGCCCAGTCATGTATTTACCCAGCGCTGACGCAGACTGGCAGCAACACGTGCTCAGAGGGTGGCCACTGGGACGACAACCGGTTGAAGTGGCTcctgggggagagggggaggtggTCCAGTGGGGCGGATTTAACCCCTCCCTGGCTGGGCCCGGTGTCTGTCCCCCTCTGGGTCCGAGAAGCTTCCTTCCAACCCTTTCCAGCTGCCGCTCCCCTGCGCATTCCAGAGCAGTGCTCTCCAAGGTGGGAAACCTAGGAGTTTGGAGTCTTCCCTGGGATGGAGAAGCTGCCGCTAGCTTAGTTCGCTTTGGGGACCGGAGGGTCCAGAAAGGAAactggggcgggggtggggggtggacaCTGGGCGGGACTGAGCGTCAGTAAGGCGCGATTCTGAGAGGGATGGGGCGTGGGCCCCCCTACCCCGGAGCGTCCGAGGCACTGGTCTTCATACTTGTGTGGGCTCTTTCGAAGGAGAGGAGTCGGGGTCTTTACTTTCTTCTCAGCCGCATTAAAAGCCCTCGCAGTTCTCCAGGTTTCTGAGAGCTAGTGTTCCGGGTCAGTGAAAGGGCTCCGGCCACAGCTGGCTGTTGGTGTTCTGGGACTTTCTTTACgcagctgtaaaatggggatgacacCATCTGGCTTTGCTCAGAGGAATCCGGCTTGGGAAAGCGATGTGTTTCCTTCCCTGGCCAACTTACCGCCACCCGCGGCGCCCACTGTTCCCAGCTGCCGACAAGCGGCGCCAGCGAGGGTCCTGGGGAACTTGCCCACCGCACCCCTGCAAGCTTGGGTAGACCACGGCATTCGCCCCTCCCACCTTTCCGGAGggcccacacactcacacccctAGGACCGTACCTGCCAGAACTCAGCTGCGCAGCCAGGAGATGAGGACCTCGCCCGTCGTCACTCACCCGTCCGGTGGAGGGAAGGGAGGCACCAAGGCTGCAGTGCGCCTTTCCCTGCGCGCGGTTACTCTCCTGGCTCCGGAGCGGGCCGACCCGTAGTCCCTCAGTGCGCGGTGGTCGTCTACACCCTGAAGCCCTTTGAGTTCGAATCGGCTTGCTGGCGCTTGAGTTCGCGACGTCCCCGCAAAGGCACTGCGAAACCCATTTCACAGACCGCAAACCGAGGATCGAGGAAGAGCAGCGCTTGCCAAGGCTCCACAATGCGCCCCTCGCCCTCTCCGTGCACCGAGGCAGCCCAGCCTGGGACCTGGAGATCACCAGGCATCCCTGAACCTTGGGACCTCAactcctctccctttctttccctcattCGTCttagagggaaggagaaagatttAGAAGCGCTTATTTTAAAATCGGAATCCGTATTCCGCTCTGGAATTCCCTCTGGAGTGGAGGGACTGTGGCGATGACAGTGTGGGGGTCGAGTGGGTGAGGCGGGGGTAGGGAAGGTGGGGCGGGGGGCGGCCCGGAGACACCTCCGGTTGCTGCTCCACCTTCTAATCCTGAGAGGCAGCTGCGTTTCTGCAACTTATGGGCAATATGTTTGAAAGAGCTGATTAAATGATTTCCAGTGGTTTCCCCACGAGCCTGCTAAGGTTTTCGTAGTTCAGTTGGGAAAACTAGTCTTATTTGTGACTGTGGCAAGacatatttgaaaacataacCTTGTTATCAAAATATCCCCAGAACTTCTAATTCAGCGGGCTTGAGGAAGGGCCCAATAATCTGAATtcgtttcttctttccttccttccttccttccttccttccttccttccttccttccttccttccttccttccttccttcctcctttcctccctccctccctccttccctcccttcctctctctctttccctcttttcctctatccctctttccctcttttcctctctctctctttctttctctttctttctttctccttccttccttccttccttcctttctttctttctttctttctttctttctttctttctttctttctttctttctttctttctttctttctctctctctctctctctctctctctctctctttctttctttctttctttcttttccttccttcattcagacagagtctcattctgtcacccaggctggagtacagtggcatcatctcggctcactgcaacctctgcctcctgggttcaaaagattctcctgcctcagcctccccagtggccaggttggtctcgaacttctgaactcaggtgatccacccacctcagcctcccaaaatgctgggattataggtgtgagccactgcgccccaccaaGAAtccacatttctaacaagttccctgGCCATACTGAAAATGCTGGTCCACCAAGCACACTTTGAGACCATTTCTATAGAAATTCCCTACCTTATACCAGTTACTCAACTCCCGGCCCTTGGTCCATGTAATTCATGTTTATTCAACACTTACTTTGTGTTGGGTCCCAGGGATTCAGTATGAACAAGAGCTGACAATACAATAGGGGAGCAGAAGCAAACAAGTGGACAAACACCTCCCAACAATTCTGATATTTGGGGACTATGGAGTGGAGATGGTAGGAGGAAATCTTGGAGAAATGTTTTGGTCAGGCGAGCTAGGTGGTGATATGGAAACTGCCCAAAAGGCAGATGGACTGGAAGGGGAAGGCTGGTTAGGAGGGCCTCGGGGATGCACAAGCAGGAGCAATCAAGGTAGATTCATGTTTAGGATAATAAGCCATTATGAAACCTATTACTTATTAGGAAACATAATAAACATTGTGCAAGTCATAAGTGTTCACCAGAGaacattcagaaaacaaaagtagagaaaataagaaagattccAGCCTCCCAGGGACCAACCTCTTGCTGCTCAGGAAACTGGTAGAGGGAACCAGACTTGGTGACTGAGACTGTCCTTGAGTTTCCAGGCTGGGAGACAAGGGTGGGTGGTGGAGTATTACCCAAGACAGGGAATTCAGAAGGAAAAGCAGGCTTGGAGTGTGGCCGTGGGGACATGAGTCCAGTATGGGATTGGTTGATCGTTTGTGCATTGACAGTCCAGGAGGAGTTTGGGAGCCTTTGTCCTGAGCAGAGAGAAACTGGAGGGGTGAACCCAGAGTCTCGCACATGGGTGGTGGCTGCCGGCCTGGGAGTTATAGGGAGAATTGATGAAGGCAGCTAGCAATAGGTGGCAGGGTGCCTCTAGACAGACCCCTGAGGAGTGACAGCGTGAAGGAGTGGGTGGAGGAAAAGGAGCTGGTACAGAACCAGACAAGTGGGCCAAGAGGCCAGCATGGAAATGCCAGTGCAGAGCCAGAGGTGACAAGGATCATCAGAAGCTGAAGAAGGGCTTGTGCAGTGGGCCTTTCTAATTTATGATAAAGAGAGCTGCTTGCttctttattgtaaaataaagcAGTCGTAGCTGCTTGCCTCTCAGGTGTGGAAATTCTGAGCAGGAATGTGTGATAGAAGAGCtgctaggaaaataaaaagacataaggGATCTGAACTCCTTGGCCATGGTCATGATTTTTCCTTCTTACAGGGTCAACGGGTACTAATTATTCTGACTATCGTTCCCAAGCAAGTTAGGCCTGGAGCCCACACTATTCCTGTAATCCAGATGCATATCCACATTAAAGATAATCCAtttgttcacttaaaaaaaatgggCTTGATGTCTCCTGAGGCAGATGACTTTGGTGCTCCTCACCACAGTTCCACATTCTCCCTCTGGCACCGGCTGCAGCCTAGCCAGGCTGGGCAGTTTTCAGCAGACAGCATTCCCACTTCAAGCTTTCAAAGCACCCTTCTCTGCTTATCTCCTTCAAAGTTCAGCCCCTGCAGAGGTTCAGCCTGTAAGTATGGGTGTAATCTCCCCAAAAGACAATCTTCAGCCAGTGGGGAATGGGAACCCCAGTCTCTCTGTATGAACCCTTCCGGAAGCATCTAAAAACTTCTCAACGGTCCTTTGCCTGTAGCGGTGAACTTGATAacagttctctttctctctctctctctctttctctctctctctctctctccctccctccctatccttagatggggttttactgtgtcacccaggctggagtgcagtggcacaaacccAGCCTCCTGGCttaaacaatcttcccacctcagcctcccaagtagctgggaacacaggtgcacaccaccatactctgctaatattttaattttttgtagagacaggttctcaccatgttgcctaggctgatctcaaattcctaggctcaagtgatcctccctcctcagtctcccaaagtgttgggattacaagcgtgagccaccgagcccagtcGATAACATCTCTTTAgttgttttttcctccttcttcatcttattcttctcatctcttcctcctctcccaaaTAAATGACATGTGCTCAAGTCTGTCTAATTTCAGTATAGCCCTAACAAAGACGCCAACTGTCTTTCAGGCACTGTTGGGATTCAGTGGTGAGCAAGACAGACAAAATCCCTGTGCTTGTGATGCTTCCATTCTagtggaggagacagacaatttaaaaaatacacagcaggccaggggcggtggctcacgcctgtaatcccagcactttgggaggccgaggtgggcagatcacgaggtcaggagatcgatactatcctggctaacacggtgaaatcctgtctctactaaaaatacaaaaaaattagccgggcatggtggtaggtgcctgtagtcccagctactcggtagactgaagcaggagaatggtgtgaacccaagaggcggagcttgcagtgagccgagatcacaccactgcactccagcctgggcaacaaagtgagactccgtctcaaaaaaaaaaaaaaaaaaaaaaaatacatagcagGCATGGAAGGTGCACACATGTTTTCAAGAAAAGTAGAGCGGGGGAGGATCTGGGGAGGACTGGGCACCCGCATGAACGTATGCAAACCACTGCTGGAGGATGCCCTGTTAGGCTCTTTGCTGTGTAGACCTTGCTATGTATGTACATTATGGAGAAATGGTTTTGCTGTTCAGTCcaaatagagaaaaaggaagttgTATGGGAGTTCGCACTGTTTGGAGATTGTTTTGTATTTCATCAAATGTGAGATGGTAATTAACTTTTCTCCCAAGCCCATTCTCTTGTCTCAGAAAAGGAATGGAAAAGTCAATGCCCTCTGTGTTCTTCCCACCACCACTACTCTCCCCCATCACGGAGTGAGACACACCAGCTGGTCCCTGCCTTTATCCGGAGGACTAGGAGTGGAGGGCGCCATATCCAGATGCTGCATTGGAAAGGGAATAGTGGAGAGAGGAAACCTGTGACTGCTGACTGGTTTGGAGTCTAGAAATTCCCATCTGATTGTGGTGAAATGAATTTAAGTGAGATCTTGTTCAGAGTTGGGGAGGCATCCCTGAAGATTAGTCCCTGAAACAGATATATTTTCAATACAGGATTTTTTAATCGTGGGACCTAACTCAAAGACATATGTCCATTTTGTATCTGTAGAAAACTTAGTGGAATTTCCAGGGACAAGCTAGAGCCTCCTGATTTGTTATTCATAGAATTTAAGCTTGTTGCGAGCAAGCCCCACTTACCAGAGGGCAGGAGGCTATTTGCTGTGATCAGAAATGTGATGGTTAGAAGGCTTCtcttttgggtcttttttttttctcctgaacatGTATTAAAATGCTATTATTTGTCCTGGAATATTTCAAAGGTCCACATAGCCAATATCACCTGCCAATATCTGGAATGATTAGACTGAAAAGAGAGAAGTAACTATGGTCATTATgaagtgtttcctttttctcatgaTGACTTTCTTTAGAATAGCTTCTCATAGTTTGGGCTCCACAAAAGTAGAGCCTGGGACAGCACCTGGGTGCAGGTAATTTATCTGGGAGTGATTCCAAGGAAGCAAGAgtaaggaagaagggaagagagaagacagTGAAGTAATGAGTAGAGTGGATGACTGCTGTAGACCCAGTCCCCTGGGGACTCTCTGAGATACCTCTTGGAACATGGCTCATAGCCAGcctacctgaggccaggaggagaGCCTGGAGCACCAACTCCCATTTCTTATCAGTTGAGGGCTGTTCCAGCAGGTGTTAGCTCCCTCTCACTTCCAAATAGACTTACCTGCTCCTGCAGAGCCAGAGAAAGCCCtcaggcagaggagagagaagcagatggctgaggtgggaataGCTACACGAAAGGGAACATGAAGGGGAAATAAACAGTGACTGTGTTACCGTCAACTCAGGGTGCTATAACAAGTACCATGGACTGGTGACTTAAACaatggacatttatttttcacagttctgaagactggaATATTTGAGATTAGGGTGCCAGCGTGGCGGggtcctggtgagggctcttttcCTGGCTTACAGATGGACTACTTCTTGCTGTATCCTTGAGTGGCAGAGAGAAGGAGGTTGGGGGGtgggaagagagagtgagagagagagagcaagagtgcTAGCTCTCCAGTGTCTCTTCTTACAAAGACATTAATCCTATCATGAGGGTCCTCCCCCATCTGACCTCATCTAAAGCTAATCACCATCACCTtccaaagtccccacctcctaataccatcacactgggggttagggctttgTACGAGAAAATCAAATCTCAGGAAATCTCAAGACCCCCAAACTCATTATGTCAAGGGGAGAGTTAAGCCTAGAGACTGAGCCATGCAAcattgcctttctttttcctgaaacaAATAGCTATAGAGAACCagatggctgaggtgggaataGTTACAGGTTAGGGAACATAAAGGGAACATTAACAGTGACTGTGTCACTGTCAACTCAgggtgctataacaaaataccacagaataggtggcttaaacaagggACACAACCCTGTGTTTTCATAGCTTTATACATAAGCCAGGTTCCCACAATGGTAAAAGGCCTTCCACCTCTCTGGATGGTCACCCCCACAAATTCctcacaaggaaattccttgcaGGTCCCTAAATCGTTTGAGATACATATCCTCCTATAAAACAAGCACACACCAGTTGTAACTTTAGGTCTGTAAGCCAAGTTTAACTCCTAAAACTGAGTTCTGTTCAATTTCATACTGACAATGCCATTTACAAGCTTATCTTCCCAGGTACAGATCAATATGAAATGGCTTGGCTGTGTcgccatccaaatctcatcttgaattcctacatgttgtgggagggatccagtggggagtaattgaattatgggggcaggtctttcttaTGCCGTTCTTGCgattgtgaataagtctcacgagatctaatggttttataaggtggactttccctgcacaagctctctctttgcttgctgccatccatgtaagatgtgacttgctcctccttgccttctgccatgattgtgagacctccccagctaTATGTAAGGGcattaaaccctttttcctgtataaattacctaatctcaggtatgtctttatcagtagcttgaaaacagactaatacacaaggACAAGATAAGTTCAATCACTCTTCTGCCTGCTCTGAGATGGCTGCATCATCTTTTCTCCATACTCCCTCTTTTCAGATGTTTACCTTATCTTATGTAGAGTGTAGATTTGTTGAGCATGAATCAGAGCCTCACAAGTAGATAGCTGTTTGCCTCACTGCCTACacccttccctttttttctcctGCTTGCTCTTTCCCTTTAAATACTGAGTTTCCTGGAAAGGACAGGTTGCAAATGCTTCTGTGGCTTGTGTTTTTCCCAGGTGCCTCCTCACAATTTGGCTCAATAAACCTGTACTGGGATTTAGACACTTGCCTCAGTCACTCACTTTTtggttaagtttcaacatatgaatttggtgggaCACAAACATTTGGCCCATAACAGAGTAAAACATCCCtgtaaattaacattttatttgttcactGGCATTTCTATAAGGTTGGTGGAATAAAGGAATCCTAAATCTGGGGTGGATCTTGAGGACCCTCTTGTTCAAGGGTCATGAATTCCAACACCACCCAAGGGAGTGAAGAGGTCTGTGGGTGAGAAGagcaagagaaaaagcaaagatcATGGGCAAGTGAAGTTATGGGTGGTGGTTAACCTCCTGGGGCACTCTAGGGGCCAGAGTAGAACATGGGCCTCAGAGCCATCTCACCCTAGGGTGCGAAGGTGCGTGCGTGTCTATACATCAACTCCATTCACTCACTGGCTAAGGGCAGCTCCTGGGGTATTCATTCTCTAGCACTTCTGGCCCACTGAGGGTCCAGTCCCCAGTGGAAGCCTTCAGAGAAGAGCTGCGGATGCTGGCGACTGGAAGCTGGGCCTGAAAGCACCATAATAGTGAGGTCTGAGGGGATTTGAGTGGGGCAGCCATGGAGCCGCTACACTCTCCTAACACTTTCCGTGTATTCAATGTTAGAGCTTACCGTATTGTATCTTAATTTCCTACAACATGGCTTGGGACATAgctgctcaatgaatatttgttgaatgaactcTTCATCTGCATGAACATCTCATCTGCCATCTGACATGCCGGAAATCAGGAACTGTGATTTATCCACCCAATGCAAGGATTGTGCTGGACACATGCTAAGTGACCAATAAACGTCCACCAAATTGGGCTGTTAGTTTCATCAGTTTAGTTGACTGGACTTACAAGATGGATAGCCGTGAATGAAAAGCCATTTGCTGACCCTTGGCTGGATCGTGGACTCCCAATTAACCACAGGAATTGTTCTTAGCACATTTCATTTAGCCAGGGTTAGAAAAGCCACCAGAAATGGGAGATCACCTTGTGAATGGATGACAGGAATGTGAGGTCAGCTCCCAGCCGATTGAGCTCTCTGCAGAAGAAGCTTTCCTTTCGCTTTTCAAACTAATATTGAAAAGCCAAAAGAGGAACCGTAGTTGCCAGGGAAACCAGCCACCAGTGTCCTCGGGCCTGTTGCCTGGCTCACTTTCTTTTGAGGAAGGTTTAGAAGAGGCCTCCATAGCTCTACTTGGGAAGTGTTAGCAAACAGTGAGACTTGAATTACTTGAAGAGCAGTCTGGGAGTCTTGTGGTCCTGCTGATCTAGCTCCTCTCTGAAGCTGAGGTCCCCTCACAGCAGAGGGCAAGTCTATGTCCTCTGGAATGGTCCCAGCCCCCAGCAGAGACATCTCCTACCTTACCAACCTGCCTGGTGCCTGCATGGTGGTCATGGGACCTCCTTTGAACTAAGGCTTTTGGACACAGCTGTTCCAGGACAACTTTATCAGAAAAGGCTcatagatttaaaatttaaaataaaatggtttgaATAAGTATTAAGTGCACATAATTCAAAACTTAAAAGGTGCAAAGGGGTATACCGTGAAAACCAATTTTTCCCCTCACTCTTCTTCCTCCACTATGCAGAGGCAAGGAGTGCTTTAGTGTTTGGTAAATTCTTCTGGATAAAGTCAATGCACGTACAAGCAAATCAACATGTatcaaagaaacacacacacacacacatgtacacacacacagtctccaAATGGAAGCATATAATACAAAATGTTCTCTAtgttgcttttttcacttaaaatatgtatttgaggTAGGTCACTTTATACTGTTAGCATAATTCTACCTCAATATCTGTAAAATATTCCATTATGAATTCAGGGTATACCTGAATTCATCTAGCCAGGGCCCTATTCATAGAAATTTAAGTAGATTCCAATATTTTCC
This sequence is a window from Macaca fascicularis isolate 582-1 chromosome 2, T2T-MFA8v1.1. Protein-coding genes within it:
- the CCK gene encoding cholecystokinin, whose translation is MNSGVRLCVLMAVLAAGALTQPVPPAEPAGSGLQRAEEAPRRQLRAVQRTDGESRAHLGALLARYIQQARKAPSGRMSIIKNLQNLDPSHRISDRDYMGWMDFGRRSAEEYEYPS